The Mycoplasmopsis equigenitalium genome contains a region encoding:
- a CDS encoding ABC transporter permease, producing MEKNNNINNERLYSSFNKKTKVTNLVLYREEKKKAGFVSSLRHSVGASLFKKTLKMVAEFLIISWIVITITFFLINSVPGSSGLTSGLNEASKKAIEHRYGLDLPLFQRYLRYLVGIVRFDFGISLVMFPSVEINDFIWVKFGKSFLVGIFSVFLTLLVGIPLGIWIGKNPGGFLDNFSTVIISIISSIPSLVLALLLLFLGSKLNMPTMFDPANIITYILPGLALSMASTITYIKYLRTELNRELNSMHAKFAYLKGVSKSRFVWVHALKPALFPIATFFPGVVLGSFLGSLFIEKVYFISGSGSTMIDAIQSKDYNVVLFMIIMYSVLIILSYTLRDALYEVLDPRVRRGGK from the coding sequence ATGGAAAAAAATAATAATATAAATAATGAAAGGCTTTATTCTTCTTTCAATAAGAAGACTAAAGTAACAAACCTTGTGCTTTATCGTGAAGAAAAGAAAAAAGCTGGCTTTGTATCTAGTTTACGTCATAGTGTAGGTGCTTCGCTTTTCAAGAAAACACTAAAAATGGTTGCTGAATTCTTGATTATTTCTTGAATCGTAATCACAATTACCTTTTTCTTGATTAACTCTGTTCCTGGTTCAAGTGGTTTAACAAGTGGATTGAATGAAGCATCAAAAAAGGCTATTGAACACAGATATGGTTTAGACTTACCGCTGTTCCAAAGATACTTAAGATATCTTGTAGGAATTGTTAGATTTGATTTTGGAATAAGTCTTGTTATGTTTCCATCAGTGGAAATTAATGATTTCATCTGAGTCAAATTTGGAAAATCTTTCTTAGTCGGAATTTTCTCGGTGTTCTTAACTCTGCTTGTGGGAATTCCGCTTGGAATTTGAATCGGTAAAAACCCTGGTGGATTCTTAGACAACTTTTCAACAGTTATCATCTCAATCATTAGTTCAATTCCTAGTCTTGTGCTTGCATTGTTATTGTTATTCCTAGGTTCAAAACTTAATATGCCAACAATGTTTGATCCAGCCAACATTATCACTTATATCTTGCCTGGACTTGCACTTTCGATGGCTTCAACTATTACCTATATTAAATATCTAAGAACAGAACTTAACCGTGAATTAAATTCGATGCACGCAAAATTTGCTTACCTAAAAGGAGTAAGTAAATCAAGATTTGTATGAGTACACGCACTAAAACCAGCACTCTTCCCAATAGCAACCTTCTTCCCTGGAGTTGTACTTGGCTCATTCCTTGGTTCGCTATTCATTGAAAAGGTTTACTTCATTTCAGGCTCTGGTTCAACAATGATTGATGCAATTCAATCGAAAGACTATAATGTTGTGCTATTCATGATAATTATGTACTCAGTGTTAATTATCCTTTCGTATACTCTGCGTGATGCACTTTACGAAGTACTTGACCCTCGGGTAAGAAGAGGAGGTAAATAA
- the eno gene encoding phosphopyruvate hydratase translates to MSQIVEIRAREILDSRGNPTIAVKVITEYGAEGVAMVPSGASTGTREACELRDKGNKKFEGNWFGGRGVMQAVTNVNEVIAPELLGFEVTDQRLIDKTMIELDGTKNKTKLGANAILGVSLAVARAAAVECGLPLYRYIGGSNARTLPVPMLNVMNGGAHSSNTVDMQEFMIMPVGASSMREALQMANKVFHELGSILKKHGHGTTVGDEGGYAPNLKSHEEVLDFMVDAIKAAGYKPATKGAKAVAIAMDPASSEFYDEKAKKYVFKKLKKAIEEKRPGFDHLGNVKLEYTTKEMVDYYEKLVDKYPIISIEDGLAESDWDGFKLMKERLGNRLQIVGDDLTVTNQEILREAIKKDVMNSILIKVNQIGSLSETLDTMELAHKAGFTCVVSHRSGETEDTTIADLAVALNTGQIKTGSLSRTDRIAKYNRLLEIEEELGEASKFDGEKTYFNLKRHV, encoded by the coding sequence ATGTCACAAATAGTTGAAATTAGAGCTAGAGAAATTCTAGACTCAAGAGGTAACCCTACAATCGCTGTTAAAGTTATTACCGAATATGGCGCAGAAGGTGTTGCGATGGTTCCTTCTGGTGCAAGTACCGGAACAAGAGAAGCATGTGAATTAAGAGATAAAGGAAATAAAAAATTCGAAGGCAACTGATTCGGCGGTAGAGGAGTAATGCAAGCGGTAACAAACGTTAATGAAGTTATTGCTCCTGAATTGCTTGGTTTTGAAGTAACAGACCAAAGATTAATTGATAAAACAATGATCGAACTTGATGGTACAAAAAACAAAACTAAATTAGGTGCAAACGCTATTCTTGGTGTTTCACTTGCTGTTGCAAGAGCTGCCGCAGTTGAATGCGGTCTTCCACTTTACAGATATATTGGTGGATCAAACGCAAGAACTTTACCAGTTCCAATGTTAAATGTTATGAATGGTGGAGCACACTCATCTAACACAGTTGATATGCAAGAATTTATGATTATGCCAGTTGGTGCAAGTTCAATGCGTGAAGCATTACAAATGGCAAACAAAGTATTCCACGAATTAGGATCAATTCTTAAAAAACACGGACACGGTACAACCGTTGGTGATGAAGGTGGATACGCTCCAAACTTAAAATCACACGAAGAAGTTCTTGACTTTATGGTTGATGCAATTAAAGCAGCAGGTTACAAACCAGCTACCAAAGGTGCAAAAGCAGTTGCAATTGCTATGGACCCTGCATCAAGCGAATTCTACGATGAAAAAGCTAAAAAATATGTATTCAAAAAACTTAAAAAAGCTATCGAAGAAAAACGTCCTGGCTTTGACCATTTAGGTAATGTTAAATTAGAATACACAACTAAAGAAATGGTAGATTACTACGAAAAATTAGTTGATAAATACCCAATTATTTCAATCGAAGATGGTCTTGCAGAAAGCGATTGAGATGGTTTCAAATTAATGAAAGAACGTCTAGGAAACAGACTTCAAATTGTTGGTGATGACTTAACTGTTACAAACCAAGAAATCTTACGTGAAGCTATCAAAAAAGATGTTATGAACTCAATTTTAATTAAAGTTAACCAAATTGGTTCATTGTCAGAAACTCTTGATACTATGGAATTAGCACACAAAGCAGGCTTTACTTGCGTCGTTTCACACCGTTCAGGTGAAACAGAAGATACAACAATTGCTGACCTTGCAGTTGCTCTTAACACTGGTCAAATTAAAACTGGTTCACTTTCAAGAACTGACCGTATTGCAAAATACAACAGACTTTTAGAAATCGAAGAAGAACTAGGCGAAGCATCAAAATTTGATGGTGAAAAAACTTACTTCAACCTAAAACGTCACGTTTAA
- a CDS encoding redoxin family protein encodes MKKVIFNNKKYTLFANPIKKNGHLFFTGTNLNLKDEELKSEHYTLVSSFPSISTNICDSQVKWLSEIAEEFPKLSIVAISNDLPFTLGNWCALHSVKNIKVFSDHLHHGFGYRTGLLIKELNLLARSIILINSRNRVVYLHINVEQNKPLPLAEIKEKLRKFAK; translated from the coding sequence ATGAAAAAAGTAATTTTTAATAACAAGAAATACACACTTTTTGCAAATCCTATCAAAAAAAATGGTCACTTATTCTTTACAGGTACAAATCTTAATCTTAAAGATGAAGAATTAAAATCAGAACACTATACTCTTGTATCTTCGTTCCCTTCAATCTCAACTAACATTTGTGACTCTCAAGTTAAATGATTAAGCGAAATAGCAGAAGAATTTCCAAAACTTAGCATCGTTGCTATTTCAAACGATTTACCATTTACATTAGGAAATTGATGTGCTTTACACAGTGTAAAAAACATTAAAGTGTTTTCAGACCATCTACACCACGGTTTTGGATACAGAACTGGATTATTAATTAAAGAATTAAATCTTTTAGCAAGATCAATCATTTTGATTAACTCGCGTAATCGTGTTGTTTACCTCCATATTAATGTTGAACAAAACAAACCATTACCACTAGCTGAAATAAAAGAAAAGCTTAGAAAGTTTGCTAAATAA
- a CDS encoding ABC transporter ATP-binding protein has product MFKKKNVYRYVPKNIEKAIDFYPEKTPYISIRNLDVYYGRGNKAFQALKDINLNIYEGEVVGLVGESGSGKSTLGRTLIGLVGHQHGEIKINDLILPKRIGFSFNNLFKFKKFKEYRNLRDFMVNKVQMIFQDPANSLNPNKNIYSVISEGLNNISNLDIIYIYNFDEKTVDMLYEAVNEHYDPKSDFVLKMAQFKPALRSELIQDKDVYSFILDFAETITNQKDKEFLTSFVEERSKRRAYDIKKSKAFKKEELIIDVINSVGLDESILKRYPLEFSGGQQQRIGISRSLVVRPKILIADEPISALDVSIQAQVINIFNDLKEKLDLTIIFIAHDLRMVEYISDRIVVMNQGRVLEMGPTEEIIKNYLHPYTKSLMDAVPSIDSEKGSLLGYRYSPLIHNYTKEIQPEWIDLGNKHFVLATPEEVEKWKEGKYEEI; this is encoded by the coding sequence ATGTTTAAAAAGAAAAACGTATACCGCTATGTTCCTAAAAACATAGAAAAAGCAATTGATTTTTATCCTGAAAAAACTCCATATATTTCAATTCGTAATTTAGATGTATACTACGGACGTGGTAACAAGGCTTTTCAAGCACTTAAAGATATTAACTTAAATATCTATGAAGGTGAGGTTGTTGGACTTGTTGGAGAGTCGGGGAGTGGTAAATCAACCCTTGGTCGTACATTGATAGGCCTTGTAGGTCATCAACATGGTGAAATTAAAATTAATGATTTAATCTTGCCAAAACGAATTGGTTTTAGCTTTAATAATTTATTTAAATTTAAAAAATTTAAAGAGTACCGTAACTTACGTGACTTTATGGTTAACAAGGTACAAATGATTTTCCAAGATCCTGCCAACTCACTCAACCCAAACAAAAACATTTACAGCGTTATTTCAGAAGGTCTTAATAATATTTCAAATCTTGATATTATCTATATTTATAACTTCGATGAAAAAACAGTTGATATGTTATACGAAGCAGTGAATGAACACTATGATCCTAAATCAGACTTTGTTCTAAAAATGGCTCAATTCAAACCTGCGCTACGTAGCGAATTAATTCAAGACAAAGATGTTTATAGCTTTATTCTTGATTTTGCCGAAACCATAACAAACCAAAAGGATAAAGAGTTTTTAACTTCTTTTGTTGAAGAAAGAAGTAAGCGTCGTGCTTACGATATTAAAAAATCAAAAGCATTTAAAAAAGAAGAATTAATTATTGATGTTATTAACTCGGTCGGACTTGATGAATCAATCCTTAAAAGATATCCGCTCGAATTTTCGGGTGGTCAACAACAACGGATTGGGATTTCGCGTTCACTAGTTGTTCGTCCTAAGATCCTAATTGCTGACGAACCAATTTCAGCACTTGATGTATCGATCCAAGCCCAAGTTATTAACATCTTTAATGATTTAAAAGAAAAACTTGATTTAACAATTATTTTCATCGCTCACGATTTGAGAATGGTTGAGTATATTTCAGACAGAATTGTTGTTATGAATCAAGGGCGCGTACTTGAAATGGGACCAACAGAAGAAATTATTAAAAATTACTTACATCCGTACACAAAAAGTTTGATGGACGCTGTTCCTTCGATTGACTCTGAAAAGGGTTCGCTTCTTGGTTATCGTTATTCGCCATTAATCCATAATTACACTAAGGAAATTCAACCCGAATGAATTGATTTAGGTAATAAGCATTTTGTGTTAGCGACACCTGAAGAAGTTGAAAAATGAAAAGAAGGTAAATATGAAGAAATTTAA
- a CDS encoding ABC transporter permease has product MDKNRQDIQNELKQAYLDTKNEIDYLSQKKLSGDIHDAQNQLLEFKKYKLSFKDRVTRWLQQRREKQLFNDRLVAQYKKETGGAPHRFLKPLEYKKWEIVGDLINFKDTQTIRDPRRPVREFINRFGQNFGGIVGIILLLVLIIAAIVIPPFTQDPRHISGEDSYLDFFEKGHIFGTDDIGRDIFAVLFHGLAFSLALAACVTIIEVAVGLIVGILMGQFNWFDKIMTFIIKVISIVPTILILILATIAFNPSFLVMVIALSLFSWTGLANQVRAQVKRAKNFEWVHASRILGTPAWKISWNFIPIILPILITNLIFTIPGVIFSEVSLAFIGQSIPNEPTLGNLLDNAANIFTINFRYLVIPASILIILTVSIQLIGAAIQDSLRRQR; this is encoded by the coding sequence ATGGACAAAAATAGACAAGATATCCAAAACGAATTAAAACAAGCGTATTTAGATACCAAAAACGAAATCGATTATTTATCACAAAAAAAACTCTCAGGTGATATTCATGATGCACAAAACCAGCTTCTCGAATTCAAGAAATACAAGCTTTCATTCAAAGATAGAGTTACTCGTTGATTACAACAACGTCGTGAAAAACAACTTTTTAACGACCGTCTTGTAGCGCAATACAAAAAGGAAACTGGAGGCGCTCCTCACCGTTTCTTAAAGCCGCTTGAATACAAAAAATGAGAAATTGTTGGTGATTTAATCAACTTTAAGGATACACAAACTATTCGTGACCCTCGTCGTCCTGTGCGTGAATTCATTAATAGATTTGGCCAAAACTTTGGAGGAATTGTTGGTATAATTTTACTACTTGTATTAATCATTGCCGCAATTGTTATTCCGCCTTTTACCCAAGATCCACGTCATATTAGTGGGGAAGATTCTTATCTTGATTTCTTCGAAAAAGGTCATATTTTCGGAACAGATGATATCGGTCGTGATATCTTTGCGGTTCTTTTCCATGGTTTAGCATTTTCATTAGCACTCGCGGCCTGCGTAACAATTATTGAAGTTGCGGTTGGTCTTATTGTTGGAATATTAATGGGCCAATTTAATTGATTTGATAAAATTATGACATTTATCATTAAAGTAATTTCAATTGTTCCAACCATTTTAATTCTTATTTTAGCAACGATTGCATTTAACCCTAGTTTCTTAGTAATGGTTATAGCGCTTTCATTATTCTCATGAACCGGACTTGCTAACCAAGTTCGTGCTCAAGTTAAAAGAGCAAAAAACTTTGAATGAGTGCACGCCTCAAGAATTCTTGGAACACCTGCTTGAAAAATATCGTGAAACTTCATCCCAATCATCTTACCAATTTTAATTACTAACTTGATCTTTACAATTCCTGGGGTAATTTTCTCAGAAGTTTCGCTCGCTTTTATTGGTCAATCAATCCCTAACGAACCTACATTAGGTAACTTGCTTGACAACGCTGCAAATATCTTCACTATTAACTTTAGATACTTAGTTATTCCTGCTTCAATTCTAATTATTTTAACTGTTTCAATCCAATTAATTGGCGCAGCAATTCAAGACTCATTAAGAAGACAAAGATAG
- a CDS encoding ABC transporter ATP-binding protein, with amino-acid sequence MNELELTRESIKQFVKDNYKNVKYVDKLVRDKRFDFEFFEQDVQYKTINGKRMKIAADIKNLDLHFVNPAVPGQKNIVLRNTSIDFYEGKVHAIIGESGSGKSVLTSLLYGLTGDNARISNGTVKLYNHEVQDFTFKQWEKSKYRGTIVSAVFQNPMSTLNPTMKIGHQIMEGMLINKLVKSEKEAKAKAIEYLKMTKINNAEKIIDLYPHELSGGMIQRVVIAAIIALQPKIVVLDEPTTALDPTVQALVLDVIRELQEKLKMTIIFITHDLGVVASISDYISIMYAGQIIEEGTSKEILYNPQHPYTWGLIMSMPDLNNGERLATIKGSVPSSLNDIKGEAFAIRNDYALGIDFEKEAEFVYLTETHRVKSALLDPKAPIYTPPQIILERWKKYKEE; translated from the coding sequence TTAAACGAACTTGAATTAACAAGGGAATCAATTAAACAATTCGTTAAAGATAATTACAAAAACGTAAAATATGTTGATAAGCTTGTTCGAGATAAACGCTTTGACTTTGAATTTTTCGAACAAGATGTTCAATACAAAACTATCAATGGTAAGCGAATGAAAATTGCTGCTGATATTAAAAATTTAGATTTACATTTTGTTAATCCTGCCGTTCCTGGACAAAAAAATATTGTACTAAGAAACACTTCAATTGATTTTTACGAAGGAAAAGTTCATGCCATTATCGGTGAATCGGGAAGTGGTAAATCAGTGCTTACTAGTTTACTTTATGGATTAACGGGCGACAACGCTCGTATCAGTAATGGAACTGTTAAATTATACAACCACGAAGTCCAAGATTTTACTTTTAAACAGTGAGAAAAATCAAAATATAGAGGAACAATTGTCAGCGCAGTTTTCCAAAACCCAATGTCAACTCTTAACCCGACTATGAAAATTGGTCACCAAATCATGGAGGGAATGCTAATTAACAAACTTGTTAAAAGCGAAAAAGAAGCAAAAGCAAAAGCAATTGAATATCTAAAAATGACAAAAATTAATAATGCTGAAAAAATTATTGATTTATACCCACACGAACTTTCTGGTGGAATGATTCAGCGGGTAGTTATTGCTGCGATTATTGCGCTCCAACCAAAAATTGTTGTTTTAGATGAACCAACAACAGCACTTGATCCGACCGTCCAAGCATTAGTGCTTGATGTTATTCGTGAATTGCAAGAAAAACTAAAAATGACAATTATCTTTATCACCCACGACCTTGGGGTTGTTGCCTCAATTAGTGATTACATTTCAATTATGTATGCCGGGCAAATTATTGAAGAAGGAACAAGTAAGGAAATTCTTTACAATCCACAACACCCTTATACTTGAGGATTAATTATGTCAATGCCCGACCTTAATAATGGCGAAAGACTTGCCACAATTAAAGGTAGTGTTCCCTCAAGTTTAAATGATATTAAGGGGGAAGCGTTCGCCATTAGAAATGATTATGCACTTGGTATTGATTTTGAAAAAGAAGCAGAATTTGTTTATTTAACAGAAACTCACAGAGTTAAATCTGCCCTTCTTGATCCTAAAGCTCCAATTTACACCCCACCACAAATTATTTTAGAAAGATGAAAAAAATATAAGGAGGAATAA
- the metK gene encoding methionine adenosyltransferase produces MNKKLFTSEAVGAGHPDKICDQISDHILDAVLSKDKNARVAIETMASNHLIIIAGELTTTGYVDVVKKAWEMLFTLGYTENDFTIISNVNSQSPDIALGVDKENGELGAGDQGIMFGYATNETRKFMPLAHAIAISLVKAAEKIRTSEDTWIKSDMKSQVTIDYSGTEPKIDTILMSIQHAKNQDYEKMRQFVIDRIVNPTVEKYGLNLDYKFFFNPTGVFEIGGPFGDTGLTGRKIIVDTYGGYAHHGGGAFSGKDYTKVDRSAAYMCRYIAKNIVAANLADEIEIQISYGIGISKPISVSIVKSKNAKYSEDELIKMINNVFDLTPKGIIETLNLKNIKYAKTACFGHFGRNNHNFTWEKTDKIKDILAYFKSEKA; encoded by the coding sequence ATGAATAAAAAATTATTTACAAGTGAAGCGGTTGGCGCGGGTCACCCAGATAAAATTTGTGATCAGATTAGCGACCATATTTTAGATGCTGTTTTAAGCAAAGATAAAAATGCTAGAGTTGCGATTGAAACAATGGCATCAAACCATCTTATTATTATTGCGGGAGAATTAACAACAACAGGATATGTTGATGTTGTTAAAAAAGCATGAGAAATGCTTTTTACCTTAGGTTATACAGAAAATGATTTTACAATTATTTCTAATGTTAATTCACAGAGTCCAGACATTGCGCTTGGAGTTGACAAAGAAAACGGTGAACTAGGTGCCGGAGATCAAGGAATTATGTTTGGATATGCTACAAACGAAACAAGAAAGTTTATGCCATTAGCGCATGCGATTGCAATTTCATTGGTTAAGGCAGCAGAGAAAATTAGAACTAGTGAAGATACTTGAATCAAGTCTGATATGAAGTCGCAAGTGACAATTGATTATAGTGGTACAGAACCAAAAATTGACACAATTTTAATGTCTATTCAACATGCGAAAAATCAGGATTACGAAAAGATGCGTCAGTTTGTAATCGATAGGATTGTTAATCCCACAGTTGAGAAATACGGGTTAAATTTAGATTATAAATTCTTTTTTAATCCAACAGGTGTTTTTGAAATTGGTGGTCCATTTGGTGATACCGGATTAACTGGACGTAAGATTATTGTTGATACTTATGGTGGATATGCTCATCACGGCGGTGGCGCATTTAGCGGGAAAGATTATACAAAAGTTGATCGTTCGGCCGCATATATGTGTCGATACATTGCAAAAAATATTGTTGCAGCAAATTTAGCAGACGAGATCGAAATTCAAATATCTTATGGAATCGGAATTTCAAAACCAATTTCTGTTTCAATTGTTAAAAGTAAAAATGCAAAATATTCAGAAGACGAGTTAATTAAAATGATAAATAATGTTTTTGATTTAACACCTAAAGGCATTATTGAAACTTTAAATTTGAAAAATATCAAATATGCAAAAACAGCATGTTTTGGACACTTTGGTCGGAATAATCACAATTTTACATGGGAAAAAACCGACAAAATTAAAGATATTTTGGCATATTTTAAGAGCGAAAAAGCATAA
- a CDS encoding transglutaminase domain-containing protein, producing MKLKRLALFGLCAALAPITLSASGCNLLSNIRYIKEPEKEVEKIPSEEPNYSFKNKVIEYYQVTPEENEQDKKITTDLISKIVGDLDVDLSSVEKKWNNKSNQFKVAKKLKTVRDKLLEITPLVYDNMGLREGRFRANLIRYENFVNNYLTSYFIKPKKTNYVIKYFIQQFNNDKTHFITMCDMNEEYINNHLDEILTYLDGVERDLALTFDKEDALIIDEEYLSNLNFLTHIYSTNYAVRNKIKEFRQKLLYTGVGHINDVIVSKTDAKDFPNVIQDIIYDFTGGSNYFNDITSVSVIHKNQGGKYLLSINGPLDYRTNTPEEQIAVNELIIAVIPNIISKKMTDRQKIEAVHNWITTATEYAEKDEINNNDLEDEIRSTYRFVTKEKVVCEGYARMFSKFMLFLNIDTWYITGKTYSERWDRWSNHAWNMVKIDGEYLFVDVTWDDPSLNPTIDVDSIHHKSITAYSRKYLLKDWDTFSEKGTARKIDDSYYSFKKYRDSKDKPYISLPNKE from the coding sequence ATGAAACTAAAGAGATTAGCATTATTTGGATTATGTGCAGCATTAGCGCCAATTACACTTAGCGCTAGTGGATGTAATTTACTTTCAAACATCAGGTATATAAAGGAACCTGAAAAAGAGGTTGAAAAAATACCTAGTGAGGAACCGAACTACAGTTTTAAAAACAAAGTTATCGAGTATTATCAAGTAACTCCAGAAGAAAATGAGCAAGATAAAAAAATAACAACAGATCTTATTTCAAAAATAGTTGGCGATTTAGATGTAGACTTGAGTTCGGTTGAAAAGAAATGAAACAATAAATCTAACCAATTTAAAGTTGCAAAAAAACTGAAAACTGTGCGTGATAAATTATTAGAAATTACCCCGCTTGTTTATGATAATATGGGACTACGAGAAGGTCGTTTTAGAGCAAATCTTATTCGCTATGAAAATTTTGTCAACAACTACCTAACATCTTATTTTATAAAACCTAAAAAAACTAATTATGTAATCAAATATTTCATTCAACAATTCAATAATGACAAAACACATTTTATAACTATGTGTGATATGAATGAAGAATATATTAATAATCATTTAGATGAAATTCTAACGTATCTTGATGGTGTTGAAAGAGATCTAGCTCTTACTTTTGATAAGGAAGATGCCCTTATTATTGATGAAGAGTATTTATCAAATCTAAATTTTTTAACTCATATTTATTCAACGAATTACGCAGTAAGAAACAAGATAAAAGAATTTAGACAAAAACTTCTTTACACAGGTGTCGGTCATATTAATGATGTAATAGTTTCTAAAACAGACGCTAAAGATTTCCCTAATGTTATACAAGATATTATCTATGATTTTACTGGGGGCTCTAATTATTTTAATGATATTACCTCGGTGAGTGTAATACATAAAAATCAAGGAGGCAAGTATTTATTATCAATTAACGGGCCACTTGATTATCGAACAAATACCCCAGAAGAACAAATAGCAGTTAATGAGTTAATTATTGCTGTTATTCCTAATATTATTAGTAAGAAAATGACTGACAGACAAAAGATAGAAGCAGTTCATAATTGAATTACTACAGCAACTGAATATGCAGAAAAAGATGAAATAAACAACAATGATTTGGAAGATGAGATAAGAAGCACATACCGGTTTGTCACCAAAGAAAAAGTTGTGTGTGAAGGCTATGCTCGAATGTTTTCAAAATTTATGCTTTTTCTTAATATTGATACGTGATATATAACTGGAAAAACATATTCTGAACGTTGAGATCGTTGATCAAACCACGCATGAAATATGGTAAAGATTGATGGAGAATATTTATTTGTTGATGTTACATGAGATGATCCATCACTCAATCCGACAATTGATGTAGACTCTATTCATCACAAATCAATTACTGCGTATAGCCGTAAATATTTATTAAAAGATTGAGATACATTTTCTGAAAAAGGTACTGCTAGAAAAATTGATGATTCATATTATTCATTTAAAAAGTATCGAGATTCAAAAGATAAACCATATATATCTTTACCAAACAAAGAATAA